Proteins encoded within one genomic window of Pararhizobium capsulatum DSM 1112:
- a CDS encoding DUF3885 domain-containing protein: MTTPNLAIWNAFQTDWERSHFGQIPMKQAFRVNQQLPWVRFHSLPGSERYPATVREENIIVERAIVLGDAMLGRGCECWQVECRADAELEQCKHAASSASAAQTIVYDEVEWTLYVASEIWEPSERLAAQLLAIANEESWPKFWMSKENGQIFAPYDGGFDLFPISNDEVQRLRIAHRDWLSPLPSGL, encoded by the coding sequence ATGACAACACCAAACCTTGCAATATGGAACGCGTTTCAAACGGACTGGGAGCGTTCCCATTTCGGCCAAATTCCGATGAAGCAGGCTTTTAGGGTAAATCAGCAACTGCCGTGGGTGAGATTTCATTCGTTGCCCGGGTCGGAGCGCTACCCGGCGACGGTCCGCGAAGAGAACATAATAGTTGAAAGGGCCATTGTCCTTGGCGATGCCATGCTTGGCAGAGGCTGTGAATGCTGGCAAGTCGAATGCCGCGCCGACGCGGAGCTAGAGCAATGTAAGCACGCTGCCTCTTCGGCTTCTGCAGCGCAGACCATTGTTTACGACGAGGTAGAATGGACCTTGTACGTGGCATCCGAAATTTGGGAGCCCAGCGAAAGATTGGCCGCGCAGCTGCTCGCAATTGCCAATGAAGAATCTTGGCCGAAATTCTGGATGAGCAAAGAGAACGGTCAAATCTTCGCACCCTACGATGGGGGATTCGATCTATTCCCGATCTCAAATGACGAGGTTCAGCGTCTTCGGATAGCGCACAGGGACTGGCTATCACCGCTTCCGAGCGGACTATAG